In a genomic window of Roseiflexus castenholzii DSM 13941:
- a CDS encoding SRPBCC family protein — translation MKISGSYTIDAPRDIVWEALNDIEVLARIVPGCERLEQIGDNEYEGTIKIGIQAIRGVYNGRIRIEDIDPPNHYKLIASGKSANGVVDGVGTVDLVAQDGKTVLMYGGEAQVGGTLASVGQRLIEGASRQLINQSLKALAEQVAARAAAPVAAGVSTAEAPAAGVSTTEAPAVPSAVSAAPATAEAPAAPPPAPERRTVVVPPEEQLRPESVVFGIINDFIAERPWAPWIVVAFLIGYILGRSRSRRER, via the coding sequence GTGAAGATTTCCGGGAGCTACACGATTGACGCGCCGCGTGACATCGTGTGGGAAGCGCTGAACGACATCGAGGTGCTGGCGCGAATCGTTCCAGGATGCGAACGCCTTGAGCAGATTGGCGACAATGAATACGAAGGGACGATCAAAATCGGCATCCAGGCGATCCGTGGCGTGTACAACGGTCGTATTCGCATCGAGGACATCGACCCGCCAAATCACTATAAACTGATTGCCAGTGGGAAAAGCGCCAACGGCGTGGTCGACGGCGTCGGCACTGTTGATCTTGTGGCGCAAGACGGGAAAACGGTGCTCATGTACGGCGGCGAGGCGCAGGTCGGCGGGACGCTGGCAAGCGTCGGGCAGCGCCTGATCGAAGGCGCGTCGCGCCAGTTGATCAATCAGTCGCTCAAGGCGCTCGCCGAGCAGGTCGCCGCGCGCGCTGCCGCTCCGGTCGCCGCAGGTGTTTCAACCGCCGAAGCGCCCGCCGCAGGCGTTTCAACCACCGAAGCGCCCGCCGTTCCTTCGGCTGTAAGCGCCGCTCCCGCAACCGCTGAAGCGCCCGCTGCGCCGCCCCCTGCCCCTGAACGAAGGACGGTGGTGGTTCCTCCCGAGGAACAATTGCGTCCCGAATCGGTCGTTTTTGGCATTATCAACGATTTTATCGCCGAACGCCCCTGGGCGCCCTGGATTGTGGTCGCCTTCCTGATCGGCTACATTCTCGGTCGGTCGCGCAGCCGCCGGGAACGCTAG
- a CDS encoding HD domain-containing phosphohydrolase, with amino-acid sequence MSHTLSTSADPVRVLIVEDDPMVSSFCARLLHMKGFAVKTACNGREALDILQTHPFDLVLTDLQMPEMGGMALLRELREHYADLDAIMFTAYATVDTAREALKLGAFDYLTKPFSVDELERTVRRAVEWRRVRQERQRLSEVVALYEISQTFTSTLDTDTAVREIVELLWRRFSPAALSLSLVHPEDHELELLAHRGTPAPTLVGVRVPLRQEPGYDSLFEQHAQLINRREPVAPSHLARLVLRSNDRPVGVLDLIRTPDQPGFDSDDRTLLAICASQIAASLDNSRLYRQLKQQNLETIVALAAAIDARDPYTAGHSLQVMQYAVRLGEVVGLEHDRIEALRYGGLLHDIGKIGVPDAILLKPMYLSPEEMEIMRAHAVIGVEIVRGIKALRAVLPIIRYHHERIDGAGYPDGLSGDQIPLEARIMAIADAYDTMTSDRAYRRAMSQEEAIAELQRGRGSQWDSGLIDRFIELVQAESHTLRLPQPRAVQALRDQAAHMPNIELPRF; translated from the coding sequence ATGAGTCACACCCTGTCAACCAGCGCCGATCCGGTACGGGTGCTGATTGTCGAAGATGATCCGATGGTCAGCAGTTTCTGCGCGCGATTGTTGCACATGAAAGGGTTTGCAGTCAAAACGGCGTGCAACGGACGGGAAGCGTTAGATATTCTTCAGACCCATCCGTTCGATCTGGTGTTGACCGATCTGCAAATGCCCGAAATGGGCGGCATGGCGCTCCTGCGGGAACTACGTGAACATTATGCCGATCTCGATGCAATCATGTTTACCGCATATGCGACGGTTGATACGGCGCGCGAGGCGCTGAAACTGGGCGCATTCGACTACCTGACCAAGCCGTTCAGCGTCGATGAACTCGAACGAACGGTGCGCCGCGCCGTCGAATGGCGGCGGGTGCGCCAGGAGCGGCAGCGCCTCTCCGAGGTCGTCGCGCTGTATGAGATCAGCCAGACGTTTACCAGCACGCTCGACACCGACACGGCGGTGCGCGAGATTGTCGAATTGCTCTGGCGGCGCTTTTCACCGGCAGCACTTTCCCTTTCCCTTGTGCATCCCGAAGATCACGAACTCGAACTGCTCGCCCATCGGGGGACACCTGCACCCACTTTGGTTGGCGTTCGCGTTCCACTCCGCCAGGAGCCTGGTTATGACTCCCTCTTCGAGCAACATGCTCAACTGATCAATCGTCGGGAGCCGGTCGCGCCTTCCCATCTGGCACGCCTCGTCTTGCGGAGCAATGATCGACCGGTTGGCGTACTCGATCTGATTCGCACCCCTGATCAACCGGGGTTCGATAGCGATGACCGCACCCTCCTGGCAATCTGCGCCTCGCAGATTGCCGCCTCGCTCGACAACAGCCGTCTCTATCGCCAGTTGAAGCAACAGAATCTCGAAACCATCGTTGCGCTGGCAGCGGCGATCGATGCGCGCGATCCGTACACTGCCGGGCATTCGCTGCAAGTGATGCAGTATGCCGTGCGCCTTGGTGAAGTCGTCGGTCTCGAACACGACCGCATCGAGGCGCTACGCTACGGCGGGCTGCTTCACGACATTGGCAAGATCGGCGTACCCGATGCCATTCTGCTGAAACCGATGTATCTGTCGCCCGAAGAAATGGAGATCATGCGCGCGCACGCGGTGATCGGCGTCGAGATCGTGCGTGGTATCAAGGCGCTGCGCGCCGTATTGCCCATTATTCGCTATCATCACGAGCGGATCGATGGCGCCGGCTATCCCGATGGACTGTCCGGCGATCAGATACCGCTCGAAGCCCGAATTATGGCGATTGCCGACGCCTACGATACTATGACTTCGGATCGCGCCTATCGCCGCGCGATGAGCCAGGAAGAAGCCATCGCCGAACTTCAGCGCGGACGCGGAAGTCAGTGGGATTCAGGTCTGATCGACCGATTCATTGAACTTGTCCAAGCCGAATCACACACACTGCGCCTGCCCCAACCGCGCGCAGTGCAGGCGTTGCGCGATCAAGCGGCGCACATGCCGAACATCGAATTGCCACGGTTCTGA
- a CDS encoding patatin-like phospholipase family protein, which produces MKKALVLSGGGGRGAYHVGVIEALVERGWMQDGRGPDILAGTSIGAINAAALASGLTVAELKARWLEMHTEDVHRLSSDLPTVSRPLVRFLMRSVLTSEAHGGSPAMLPPEERKMSAEGLIERISSVFRSRPFRSMLDTTPWRHTLSRWMDFERINAPDAPALLLTATDLQSGDLRVFCNRPLRNHPADTITIEHLMASSSIPTVYPWTEIDGRKYWDGAILANTPLGPVIDLAAREDVEIVVVMMTPWDVAPEVMRQQLQEVPQDLVQALSLTLDWALLASYRTAIKTLRAYNRLAEAMHKLERAAQQTGNPDLRIEGNIPRIITEPLVVAPQQLMPLEWIIDYEEHNHRTLFEMGRNDALRALDNRLLDRLLDQP; this is translated from the coding sequence ATGAAAAAAGCGCTAGTCCTCTCAGGCGGCGGCGGTCGTGGCGCCTATCACGTCGGGGTGATCGAGGCGCTAGTCGAACGCGGCTGGATGCAGGATGGAAGAGGTCCCGACATCCTTGCCGGCACGTCAATCGGAGCGATCAATGCCGCAGCGCTGGCGTCGGGTCTGACCGTCGCTGAACTGAAGGCGCGCTGGCTTGAGATGCACACCGAGGATGTGCATCGGCTATCGAGCGATCTGCCAACGGTCAGCCGCCCACTTGTTCGCTTCCTGATGCGCAGTGTATTGACCTCGGAAGCGCATGGCGGATCGCCTGCGATGCTGCCGCCGGAAGAGCGCAAGATGAGCGCCGAAGGATTGATCGAGCGCATCAGCAGCGTTTTTCGTAGCCGACCATTTCGCAGCATGCTCGACACTACTCCCTGGCGCCATACGCTAAGCCGCTGGATGGACTTCGAGCGGATCAATGCGCCAGACGCTCCTGCGCTGTTGCTGACCGCCACCGATCTGCAATCCGGCGATCTGCGCGTCTTCTGCAACCGACCGCTGCGCAACCATCCAGCCGACACCATCACTATCGAGCATTTGATGGCATCATCGAGCATTCCGACGGTCTATCCGTGGACGGAGATCGACGGTCGCAAATATTGGGATGGCGCAATACTGGCAAACACGCCGCTGGGACCGGTGATCGATCTGGCAGCCAGAGAGGATGTCGAGATCGTCGTCGTGATGATGACGCCGTGGGATGTGGCGCCCGAAGTGATGCGCCAGCAATTGCAGGAAGTGCCGCAGGACCTGGTGCAGGCATTGTCGCTGACGCTTGATTGGGCATTGCTGGCATCGTATCGCACCGCAATCAAAACCTTGCGCGCCTACAATCGACTGGCTGAGGCAATGCACAAACTTGAACGCGCCGCGCAACAGACCGGCAATCCCGACTTGCGGATAGAGGGAAACATTCCGCGTATCATTACCGAACCGCTGGTCGTTGCGCCGCAGCAACTTATGCCGCTGGAGTGGATTATCGACTACGAGGAACACAACCATCGGACCCTTTTCGAGATGGGGCGCAACGACGCGCTGCGTGCGCTCGACAACCGTCTGCTCGACCGCCTGCTCGACCAGCCATGA
- a CDS encoding (2Fe-2S)-binding protein: MATITVTVNGKSYTNDVEPRTLLVHYLREHLNLTGTHIGCDTSQCGACVVLVDGVSVKSCTMLAVQADGANVLTIEGLAQNGQLHPLQEGFWECHGLQCGYCTPGMIMAAYDLLQQNPNPTDEEVRHGLEGNLCRCTGYHNIVRAVQYAAAKMRSEEVTV, translated from the coding sequence GTGGCAACAATCACGGTTACGGTCAATGGCAAGTCGTACACCAACGACGTCGAGCCGCGCACGTTGCTGGTGCATTACCTGCGCGAGCACCTGAACCTGACCGGCACGCACATCGGCTGTGATACCAGCCAGTGTGGCGCGTGCGTGGTGCTGGTTGACGGTGTCAGCGTCAAGTCGTGTACGATGCTGGCAGTGCAGGCTGATGGCGCGAATGTGCTGACAATCGAAGGGTTGGCGCAAAACGGGCAGTTGCATCCGTTGCAAGAGGGGTTCTGGGAGTGCCACGGCTTGCAGTGCGGCTACTGCACACCCGGCATGATCATGGCTGCCTACGACCTGTTGCAGCAGAACCCCAACCCGACTGACGAGGAGGTGCGCCACGGGCTGGAGGGGAACCTCTGCCGCTGCACCGGGTATCACAACATTGTGCGCGCTGTGCAGTACGCTGCGGCAAAGATGCGCAGCGAAGAAGTGACTGTATAA
- a CDS encoding response regulator: MSKTTELSHNGHSSDTVLIVEDDAATRRLYKFLLANGGYVVLEAEDGIAAIEVLQRHHCDLVITDMNMPRMDGLDLIRAIRRDFGDIYIILITAFGTPDTQKQAMRLGANDYLAKPFDFEELERRVHTYFQSRQRPSNP, from the coding sequence ATGTCGAAGACGACCGAACTGTCGCACAACGGACACAGCAGTGATACGGTTTTGATCGTCGAGGATGATGCAGCAACCCGGCGTCTCTACAAGTTTCTGTTGGCGAATGGCGGATACGTTGTTCTGGAAGCCGAAGATGGCATCGCAGCGATTGAAGTGTTACAGCGCCACCACTGCGACCTGGTGATCACCGACATGAACATGCCGCGCATGGACGGGCTGGATCTCATCCGCGCCATCCGCCGTGATTTTGGCGACATCTACATCATCCTCATCACCGCATTCGGCACACCCGATACCCAAAAACAGGCGATGCGCCTTGGCGCCAACGACTATCTTGCCAAACCGTTTGACTTTGAAGAACTCGAACGACGGGTCCACACCTACTTCCAGAGCCGTCAGCGCCCCTCCAACCCCTGA
- a CDS encoding PHP domain-containing protein, translating into MIDLHIHTHATPHHATWTPEMLAEAAARAGLRVIAVTDHNTTATVRATQEAGARIGIQVISGVEIDSGFPAGRSDDLLPFKLWHVLVYGVDPDAPQLQALCRSVEARNRADAAALRDRLMRAGFRLTGIDELGRPPNVADIGTALGRSNDLPNRLSGEDDESAGMRYILTHLPGAYRPPAVDEIIAVAHAVRGVAVLAHPGRSKGVYAIPATAEDIAAMAAAGLDGIEVYYPTHHPDQVTMYQRLAQRYALLITGGSDSHHPHQPLAQLPEGWCQAFLARVGVSG; encoded by the coding sequence ATGATCGACCTGCACATTCACACCCATGCGACGCCTCATCACGCAACGTGGACGCCGGAGATGCTGGCGGAAGCGGCAGCGCGCGCCGGTCTGCGCGTGATCGCCGTCACCGATCACAATACCACCGCCACTGTTCGCGCCACGCAAGAAGCAGGCGCGCGCATTGGCATTCAGGTCATTTCCGGGGTCGAGATCGACAGCGGCTTCCCTGCCGGTCGTTCTGACGATCTGCTGCCGTTCAAACTCTGGCATGTGCTCGTGTACGGCGTCGACCCCGATGCGCCCCAATTGCAGGCGCTCTGCCGTTCGGTGGAAGCGCGCAATCGGGCTGATGCCGCAGCGCTGCGCGATAGGCTGATGCGCGCAGGGTTTCGTCTGACCGGCATCGATGAACTGGGGCGTCCGCCGAACGTCGCCGACATTGGAACGGCGCTGGGCAGGTCGAACGACCTGCCAAATCGACTGTCTGGAGAAGATGACGAAAGTGCGGGAATGCGCTATATTCTGACGCACCTGCCCGGCGCCTATCGTCCTCCTGCCGTCGATGAGATCATCGCCGTTGCGCATGCTGTGAGAGGTGTGGCGGTACTGGCGCATCCGGGGCGCTCGAAAGGGGTGTACGCCATCCCGGCGACTGCGGAGGACATTGCTGCGATGGCGGCAGCGGGACTGGATGGCATCGAAGTCTACTACCCGACTCATCATCCCGATCAGGTAACGATGTATCAGCGCCTGGCGCAACGGTACGCCTTGCTGATCACAGGCGGTTCCGACTCACATCATCCGCACCAACCACTTGCGCAGTTGCCCGAAGGATGGTGTCAGGCGTTTCTGGCGAGGGTCGGGGTAAGCGGTTAG